A window of the Gossypium hirsutum isolate 1008001.06 chromosome A05, Gossypium_hirsutum_v2.1, whole genome shotgun sequence genome harbors these coding sequences:
- the LOC121229622 gene encoding UDP-glycosyltransferase 83A1, whose product MGNPHILAIPYPAQGHVIPLMELSHNLVSHGFKITFVNTDFNHKRVKDAFGNKVDGEGSIRLVSIPDGMEPDEDRKQLGKLTYGISKVMPLELKKLVKKIIGSEDNKISCVIADVNMGWALDIAAEFEIPGVAFWPASAMLLALLFSTDKLLDDQVIDKHGTPINGENMIQLYPNTPAMHPNNFLWVCLGDFTAQKNIFEFAMRNNKAVENVEWLICNTTFDLEPGALSLIPEILPIGPLSATNQLGPLTGSFWPEDATCLKWLDQQPPGSVIYVAFGSFTVFDPIQFQELALGLELSNRPFLWVVRPDTTEGTQSDELYPIGFKARVAGRGKMVGWAPQRAVLAHPSIACFISHCGWNSTVEGLSNGIPFLCWPYFADQFINETYICDIWKIGLSFNRDERGIITREEIKGKVEQLVDDERFKAKALQLKGSVMNSVSENGSSNRIFNNFIEWMKS is encoded by the exons ATGGGCAATCCTCATATTCTAGCAATACCATATCCAGCACAAGGCCATGTAATTCCTCTAATGGAGCTCTCTCATAACTTGGTTAGCCATGGATTCAAAATCACCTTTGTCAACACGGATTTCAATCACAAGAGAGTGAAGGATGCATTCGGCAACAAGGTTGATGGAGAGGGCTCAATTCGTCTGGTTTCGATCCCCGACGGCATGGAACCCGATGAGGATAGGAAGCAATTAGGGAAGTTAACCTATGGAATCAGCAAAGTGATGCCATTGGAGCTGAAGAAGCTGGTGAAGAAGATTATTGGATCTGAAGATAATAAGATCAGTTGTGTCATAGCTGATGTGAACATGGGATGGGCACTTGACATTGCTGCAGAGTTTGAAATACCTGGAGTTGCTTTCTGGCCTGCTTCCGCTATGCTTTTGGCCTTGCTTTTTAGCACCGATAAGTTGCTTGATGATCAAGTCATTGATAAACATG GAACTCCAATCAATGGAGAAAATATGATTCAACTGTACCCAAACACACCTGCAATGCACCCTAACAACTTTTTGTGGGTTTGTCTTGGTGATTTCACCGCACAAAAGAATATATTCGAGTTTGCTATGAGAAACAACAAAGCTGTTGAAAATGTTGAGTGGCTAATCTGCAACACAACTTTCGACCTTGAACCAGGAGCACTTAGCTTAATCCCTGAGATCCTACCCATTGGTCCACTCTCAGCAACCAACCAGCTTGGACCCTTGACCGGAAGTTTTTGGCCTGAGGATGCAACCTGTTTGAAATGGCTCGACCAACAGCCTCCAGGCTCAGTCATATATGTGGCATTTGGTAGCTTCACGGTTTTTGACCCAATCCAGTTCCAAGAACTGGCTCTCGGTCTGGAACTCTCAAACAGGCCATTTCTATGGGTTGTTAGACCAGATACCACTGAAGGGACTCAATCTGATGAACTTTACCCTATAGGGTTCAAAGCGAGAGTTGCAGGTCGAGGGAAAATGGTGGGATGGGCACCCCAACGAGCCGTTCTAGCTCATCCATCCATTGCTTGCTTCATCAGCCACTGTGGTTGGAACTCCACTGTTGAAGGTCTCAGCAATGGGATCCCTTTCCTTTGCTGGCCCTACTTTGCTGATCAGTTCATTAACGAAACCTACATTTGTGACATTTGGAAGATTGGATTAAGCTTCAACAGAGATGAAAGAGGGATCATTACACGAGAAGAGATTAAGGGTAAGGTTGAGCAATTGGTAGATGATGAAAGATTCAAAGCTAAAGCACTACAACTCAAGGGATCGGTGATGAACAGTGTTAGCGAAAATGGTAGCTCTAACAGGATTTTCAACAATTTCATTGAATGGATGAAATCATAG